A single genomic interval of Palaemon carinicauda isolate YSFRI2023 unplaced genomic scaffold, ASM3689809v2 scaffold9, whole genome shotgun sequence harbors:
- the LOC137637634 gene encoding uncharacterized protein — protein MFQRILILVAISAAFASRISPQISSCHSITYEVQRALNPDNPHTFPIISDINYIRDNISYTFDLPNLEFKGIIRTNCNDYEYLAEMIFEGDNLEFNTSDALIYINQPGFANPQITNFTSQLVNYTLEFRFEIDSYTSYPLNLCITRDSLQTNFSADGITTDVGGRLDVTNELNDHPDAVVEAINNLPSSLFEQPYHNTQQEDFAKTKEYDFAKTKEFPCPNDCDSYHYT, from the exons ATGTTCCAGAGAATATTGATCCTGGTGGCAATTTCAGCTGCCTTTGCATCAAGGATTTCGCCTCAAA TTTCATCGTGTCATTCCATTACTTATGAAGTACAAAGGGCGCTTAATCCCGATAATCCACACACGTTCCCCATTATCTCCGATATCAATTATATTCGTGACAACATCAG ttacaCCTTCGACCTCCCCAACCTGGAATTTAAAGGTATAATCCGTACTAACTGCAACGACTAtgagtacctg GCAGAAATGATCTTCGAAGGAGACAATTTGGAATTCAATACCAGTGATGCCTTAATATACATTAATCAACCAGGTTTTGCCAATCCACAAATAACCAACTTTAC TTCGCAGCTGGTTAACTATACTCTGGAGTTTAGGTTCGAAATTGACAGTTACACGTCGTATCCCTTAAATCTCTGCATCACCAGAGATTCTCTACAAACGAACTTCTCTGCTGATGGAATCACG ACCGACGTTGGAGGCCGTCTAGACGTGACTAATGAGCTGAATGATCATCCAGATGCAGTGGTGGAGGCTATAAATAATTTACCTTCCTCTCTTTTCGAGCAACCTTACCACAATACTCAACAAGAGGACTTTGCCAAGACCAAGGAATATGACTTTGCCAAGACCAAGGAATTTCCTTGCCCCAACGACTGCGATTCCTACCACTACACATGA